From Pontibacter actiniarum, a single genomic window includes:
- a CDS encoding sensor histidine kinase encodes MEHQPLSCPEQLAQLQKEFDEFAYIVSHDLKAPVRAISNLSSWIEEDLGSDLAPDVKQNIDLLRNRTTRMERMIEALLQYSRVTRMELEVVVTDLTRLLQELQDELPAHVQLELPTSLPVLLTYKAKLRQVLRSLLQNAATFTDKDYPTIVVRVQEQAQQLVFEVEDDGCGIPEEALGSVFNLFYTVSPKDSVDTIGAGLAISKKIVQFAGGTIKAETNARKGTTVRFTWPKVSEPDQQDLHYHE; translated from the coding sequence ATGGAACACCAGCCCCTCTCCTGCCCTGAGCAGCTCGCACAGCTACAGAAAGAGTTTGACGAGTTTGCCTACATTGTCTCCCACGATCTAAAGGCCCCCGTACGCGCCATTTCTAACCTCTCCAGCTGGATTGAGGAGGACCTGGGCTCGGACCTGGCGCCGGATGTAAAACAGAACATTGACTTGCTGCGCAACCGCACCACCCGGATGGAGCGCATGATAGAGGCCCTGCTTCAGTACTCCCGCGTAACCCGCATGGAGCTGGAGGTGGTGGTAACGGACCTGACCCGCCTGCTACAGGAGCTGCAGGATGAGTTGCCGGCGCACGTGCAGCTCGAGCTTCCGACAAGCCTGCCGGTGCTGCTTACCTATAAGGCCAAACTGCGCCAGGTGCTACGCAGCCTGCTGCAAAACGCCGCCACCTTCACAGACAAGGACTACCCGACTATTGTGGTCCGTGTGCAGGAGCAGGCACAGCAGCTGGTGTTCGAGGTGGAGGACGACGGCTGCGGCATTCCGGAAGAGGCACTGGGCAGCGTGTTTAATCTCTTTTACACTGTCTCACCCAAAGATTCGGTAGATACTATTGGGGCAGGCTTAGCTATTTCGAAAAAAATCGTCCAATTTGCGGGCGGCACCATCAAAGCGGAGACAAACGCCCGTAAAGGCACCACCGTCCGCTTTACGTGGCCCAAAGTATCGGAACCGGACCAACAGGATTTACATTACCATGAATAA
- a CDS encoding response regulator, giving the protein MSEKLINILLVEDDEVDIMNVQRAFKKNTITNPLFIAHNGQEALEMLRGGQVPFPHIIILDINMPKMNGIEFLRELRSDEKFKSASVFVMTTSNQDSDKINAYNFNVAGYILKPLSFEKFIASVATLNNYWKLCERP; this is encoded by the coding sequence ATGAGTGAAAAGCTAATCAACATCCTGCTCGTTGAGGACGATGAAGTAGATATTATGAACGTGCAGCGCGCCTTTAAGAAGAACACCATCACCAACCCCCTGTTTATTGCCCATAACGGGCAGGAGGCGCTGGAAATGCTGCGCGGTGGCCAGGTACCGTTTCCCCACATCATCATCCTGGACATTAACATGCCGAAAATGAACGGCATCGAGTTCCTGCGCGAGCTGCGGTCGGATGAGAAGTTCAAGAGCGCCAGTGTTTTTGTCATGACCACCTCTAACCAGGACAGCGACAAGATTAACGCCTACAACTTTAATGTGGCAGGCTATATATTAAAACCCCTCTCCTTCGAGAAGTTCATAGCCTCCGTCGCCACCCTGAACAATTACTGGAAGCTCTGCGAGCGGCCATAG